The Pseudomonadota bacterium genome contains the following window.
CTCTACCGCCCGTGCCACGGCCTTGGCCAGGGTCTTGATCTGGGAGTTTTCGGCGAACTCGGCCGGGGTCCACCAAGCGTGCGCGTCGTGCTCGTGCGAACGTCGTACCCGGCCGCGCAAGAACTTCGCCCGATAAAGTATGACGATCATGGGCTGACCGGCGCGTCGGGCGGCATAGACGGTAACTGGACGCTCGTCGAGCTCGACCTCGAGTCGACTTTCTTCCGCGATCTCGCGTCGCACGGCGTCGAGCGGCTGCTCTCCCGATTGCACACGGCCCGAAACGGTCTCCCATAAGCCGGG
Protein-coding sequences here:
- a CDS encoding NUDIX domain-containing protein gives rise to the protein MDTTTPTQVVAVAAMIFKKGKVLALRRAAHKDAGPGLWETVSGRVQSGEQPLDAVRREIAEESRLEVELDERPVTVYAARRAGQPMIVILYRAKFLRGRVRRSHEHDAHAWWTPAEFAENSQIKTLAKAVARAVELE